The Ptychodera flava strain L36383 chromosome 14, AS_Pfla_20210202, whole genome shotgun sequence genome segment GTAGGTATGCTATGGCTGCTAACATGCAAATTAAACTAACGATTTCTCTACTACAATCTCGTCTTCAGCTCTGGCTGTATTCATGGCACGCCCAGGTACTTCCACCAGCACCCGGGGAGCCTATGCCACCAATCCATTGTTcgtttgtgtgtgtctgtatctgTGTGATTGTGTGAGTATTGAGGAAATATGCGTTGTGTGTTTCAAAAAGAACATATGTCTTTGTCACAAAATTTGATACTCGGATTAATGTGGCTGTGATTCACAGCCTTTCAAATTTTGACTGGGTGATCATTTCACAGTCCTGATGTGATGATCTTGGTAAATTTCAGTATTACAATGTTACAATGGTAGCAAGATCTGAAGGCTGACATACACTGGTAAACGGGATTTATTTCATAACTACTGATACATAACATGGGCACAAAGTCTCATTAATGGATCGGTCTGACTCTTTGATAGATCTTTGTAAACCATCTGTGCTGAGTGCTTTCCAGGAACAGACAAAATGAGTAGATTGTTCATCTGAATGGCTTTGACTTTTCCTGAAATTGTGGATTCTTTGAATCACACAAAGCCAGAAATACTTCAGCATTATTTTTCATCATATCGGGGAATTTTTATTCAGCATCTTTCCCAGCAATTCCATAATAATGTTTTCATACGACAAGCTGTGCATAAGTTGAATAGAGAGGACTTACTACAGTGCAACAAATTTTATCATGTTAGAATTCAAGACAGCGCCCTCAATGATTACTATACAAAATCACTGGAATAATAGTATACTGTTTTCAGACCATTGTGAAACTTACCCAGACACTGGTAAAGGGCCAAAACATATagtcaaagtaaaatgaaaaaaaaaatctcaaaTACTCAGCCAAACTCAGGGACTGCATTGGTATAACTTTTCAGCACTATTGCTCTgtgtattgtttaaattttccaGTTCTAGTCGGCGAAAAACATATGTAGATGCTCAGCATTCACTTTGTGAACACTAATGGCATGTATGGTGTGCATTATTATCTGATTCATCGTCGTAAAATTATTGCATATGATTCataaaaacacaattggaactcaTTTGGAagaataggatattgtagtaatgttggctaaatcatcaaatttaagctcatctacttttctagAGCCATGTAGAGACAGCACATAACCGTTGACCCCGGACTGTCCACCCGAGGACGTCGGATGGCGGTTCAACTCCCACGGGCATTGCAGACTGCAGAGTATGGTGACATAACGCAATCAGACACGTTACCATCAATGCCATTACTACAATTATCATAAAAGTCTACTGCCACACTGACAAAAGTGATAATTTCAGAGACAAAGACGCGGCAAAGATGATGGTAACAGCTTGGAAAAAAGTATGCATATATATCATCATTATAGTCTATTATATTTATCTATTGAAATAATTTATGTCGCGCTTGCTTAACGTCTGGTAATTAAAACCATGAGGTGAAATACCAACATATAGAACTAATTATTTGTTCTTCATTCAGTAAATGATAGTTTGGAGAcgggtaaaataaaaataaattatccAATCGTCAATTTACATGCACTTGTTCTCCCGATTTGGGGACGTTAAGCTTGTCATATCAGGGTATACGGACATGGTTTTTCACCTCCGTACTAAAGGCAGCATGCCTTGTCTGAAGCTGATGTGCTTCTATTACTAGTATGCGAAACGGAAAATTTCAGTCTCCCGATGGCGTACTTCAGCCAAAATGTAATCACATGACTGGAGGCGAGGCAAATGTACAAgagggctaatgtgcagcgtcTCGAAAGCTGTCATCCAATTGTTTGGCTGAATCTGaccgttataattgaataatacaaatacacTCCCTAAGTTGCTTTGAATTGTGACAATCGGCCGATCAGATTAACCTTCCGAGCAGCAGGTACAAGACTATGCCATATGCCTGCCTagtaaaaattgtcaaattttgaaagtgaaaaatattggTATTATGTCCTTCTGACTACCACACCCATGAAATAATGGTGCATTCCTAGCCATCGCTAACTAAaagtgtttaaccctttgagcgccaaagtcaattttgttgcctatacaaaatatatccaagtcaaatttcgtcaattttttgacaaaattatgatTGAAAACTGTAACTAATTAAATGTGATGTcaatttgctccaaaattatcaaaacaaatacagaaacattcatgaaaactggtaaaatgttgcactaaaattttgttgggaaaaattaaTTTACTGGGTTGCTTTTGTCGCATGTGAGTTGCTCCTGGGACTTACACAAATTAGTCGTGTGGTGTTTTGATCctggcaaattttgaaaattttaatagaTAAGCTTATGATAGTATGCACTTAAACCGTAGAGGAGATCGTCATAAAGACACAGAGAGTGACCCATCGAATATTCGAAATGCAGCCCTTTCCGAAATTTTATAATGGAAACGACGAAGGAGGACAACGTACAAGAGTTCGGGAACCAGTAACCGCTGGCTCCATTTGGGTATTTGTGTCTTACATGATACCACCGTCGGCTTTGAGAGTCAAAGAGAGACGAAATGCGAAAACCAGGTAAGTACATTATTCTCCTACAGGTAGATCGGATAGATTTTTGTTTACAACATCTTTACATTGCAAGGTTCATGTGTCTCCGAGACTTCAGACGATGAGTAAGGGTAGCTCCACACGGAACGTGAAAGTGTATTGGTTCGATACTGTCGGGGACATCTCTAACACGATACAATAAACATAAGTATCCGTAAAGGCTTCATccagtattttatttatttattcatttattattctttgttcgtttatttatttatttatttgtttgtttattcatttatttatttattgagcCGATGGCTCTCTACAAGGTGTCGATGATtagtaaaatatacattatatGGAGGGTAGACAACgaaacatacatacactaaCCACTCAGTACAAAacctgtaaaatgaaatgttctGAACATAGTTGTACGTTTTTGAGTCTTTTCCAATGCACAGGTACAGCTATATAATGCCAAAGTATTGACTTTAAACACTTATGTTGCTGTCAACAGTTTGCATTAAATTGTTTTCCATACAGTACCAGCTTGGTTACGGACACACTGTAATTAGTCGTTCAAGGACAATTGCGCTATTGATATCTAATGTTAGACTTTCAGTAAGCAAAATTTGCTGCAAAATCCACATTTACAAGTTAACGCTGTTTCATGTAAACATGCGATTTGTTTTATCGTCCACATATCATGTTAGGCCTGTAGATTTCAACATCGGTAGTTGTAAAGAAATATACAAAGATGTATGTCTCCCTGGTATTTGCAACAATATGTCATTGCAAACGACTTTGTTACGTAAATGCATGAAAATATGGTCAATGGTAAAAACACAAAAGTCAGTATCTCTCCCTCCCTCGCCAGAACGCACAAACAGGAATGAACGCGGGGGGGgggtataccggtacatacggCATGCCATGTTAGACCGATcgattaaaaatatcaataccCTGATTGATGCAATTATAATTGAAGCTTGTGATCAACCAGCTATATGTGTGAACACTAtcaaatatttgtacaaaatatAGTTGTGGATAGAATTTACGCGTACCAAAGTGGCAGGTAACACCAGATCTACAAAACTCATATATTTGCCCATGAAATGCTGTAATATTCATAAACAGTGCTCATCGATCCTCGAACTGTGTAAGTTAAACCAAACTGTTCCGAGAAAGAATAGCAACGCAATTGAAGTCCTTTCCCCATAGCAGAATGTAGAGCAATCGAGGTTGAGGCGAAATATGATATACGAAATATCTAGTCATGTAATCGCGTTTTCCCTTTCATTTGGGCCGTAATTATGGCCTTAGGGTAGGGGTATTGCTCTTaaaattttgcagatttttctGACCCCACTCCCCGGCCCGCTGCGACAACTGAGAAATTTTGGTAACCCACCTGCCTTCCAAGGCGAAATTAGAAACCCTGAAAaacgaaattaaattttcgcCAATATAGAGATATAGCAATTCCGCCTACAAGAATTGTTGCAATGTTAAAGGGGCAGTCCCTGTGACCGTTGATATAATGTTTCTGTTTTGCTTACATGTTTCTCTTCTACTCCACAAAGTATGCTGAGATGTCGAGTGTTTGACTCGTCAGCTCAGTCTGTTATGTATGGCCAACTCTCCATACAGGCTGTTTCAATGAAACATGGCTCACGTGTGCATGTGTACAGGCATATGTATGACTTACACATACAGGCTGAATCAATCTAAATATTTTACTGTCACGTGCAAATGAAGTGAATAGTTTATGAATGCTAAGTTAAAATAACAATTAATGGTAATATCTATAAAGGATTTATTGGAAAGCCTCGTTCTGAATGATTAAACATGTTCAACGGACGGTAAAATATGAACTAGTAATTTTCTGCCtcactcaataaaaataaagataaattATTATGAGATACAGATTCAAACTTATTGATCTGTGATATAATGTGTGATGAAATGTTTACCCCCATCTATCACCTGTGTTTATTAATAAATGTTGTGGCCTAAAGAGTTCAACGCTGTGTTGACTCATTAATAAGTACTGTACTGTTATAAAAAGTTTGCATCATAGCTTTcgtttaatttcatttttgtttacgATGTTAACTTAAAGAATATTGCTGTATTCTACTTATTAAGCATAATAATAAACATTGTCATTATGACTTAAGTGGTTCATGCTCTGAAATCTCTGTTCTATATTTTTATCCTTCCCCCGTCAGTCACCATTTTCAGCAACTAAccttgaaaatgttaaatttttcttACCTTTAAATACCAGTACTTAATGACGACTTCCCCAGAAGTTAGATTCCAAGGTCCATTTCAGGAAGCGGCTTACCTTAATTTtaatgtagtatgcgcctcgaaagtgaaagacttaaacttgtgctcaaattttcctcaaggaatctttcaaccgttcactttcaaaatcaagaataaaaatcggaggtcacAGTGTAAATGTTGGTACAGTAAAGAAACAAAGTGCccataccgatatttgaaattcaaaatggccgacgtccctgtgttaactgtatggagaaaaataaaattttcgatttccaaaaactaagacggtgaaagtttttcttattcaaaggcttcaaaatgagcccgcACAAatggttgatcagaaaagaattggaaaagtttgagagtccaaatatctgtccccgaggcgcattctaccttaagcgtTGAAAATTTTTGTACCATCAATAGAGCTGTATTCAATCACCAGTTAATGCACTTTGTTCACACATGTTTCAGATTTGTCTTTGGATCGCGTATCTTTCCGATATCTTGTATTCTAACCGTCATATTTATCATCGGTGCCACTATCCACGTGAGACAAGTTGATAACAAAAACAGGTCAGTATTACCGGTAAAGTAAttatgcaaaaacaaaaacttcatACCATCTGTCTGTTTCATTTGGAGAACTGATTATAAACGGATAATCTGTCGAACAGATGTTtttatatgtaataaaatatcatcgGTTAATTAACGTCATTATAAATGTTATAATACTTTCGCCGTTTTTTTGTTCGTCCAATATGATATCAGTGACTTTGTGGATGTTTTATCTGGGTTTCATCACCTTCGCTGGTTGTTCACATCACAGTTGCTTGTGGTTCGAATTCGATAAACGGCGAGGACCGCTGCATGCATACAAAAGTAGGAAGTTTAGAAACAGAATTTTCATTTCTTCAAACAGCTGAGGTATATTTTAAAGTAGCTGTGCTGTGGTGGGCCATCTACCGTCAGTTCGCGATCGCTTGAAATATTTAACCTTCAATTCGAGTATGCAAATCAAGCCAATGAGTGTACGGGTCTCCTCAGAAATCGTTCTCCATAATGCACAGACGATCAAAGAGGACATCAGGTATGAATTAGAGATGTAGAAAAAGCCATCGATGCATTGCGTACAATATAGTGCTAATAGTCTAGTGCTGACATTTGCACGGTAACTCctagtttgagcaaaagttcacttAGTCTAGTTCAGTTTTGAGTCACTACCGTGATTTTTGATAAACTATGCATTGGAACTTCACCTTGTACAACAAGTTGATATTAGTAAcgttttaaaacggtaaaaaatTCTAGGGATCAACTGCAAGACCAATTTTATACGATGTGCAAGGCATGTAAGGGTATGCTAGCTTGTACATTTGATGCCATTTGTTTATCTTCGTTTTTCTGGTCTGTCTTTATTTCATAAATTCTTGCAGTCTCATGAGAAAATATTCTTCGGGAAACGAAAGAGggaatgatattgtgtatacaaCTGTTCATGAAGGGGAAGCATTTACAACATCCGGCCTGACAACGACGACTCGGACATCCGCAAACACACAACCTCCTCCGGGCCATTCGATAAATTATCCTGTCGCAGCGTTCGGTCGTCAGAGCGATACGGCACCGTCGAAACCAGTCGAAGGGAATGAAAATGAACACGGTAATAAATCTCACACTGGTGGTGTCAGTTCAACAGGTGAAGAAACGTCGACCATTGTACCAAAAGACCTCCAAGTCACGGAGAAAGTTACCATCACTTACAGCAGATTGAAAACGTACACCCGTGATGACTCCTACAAACAATACACGGTGAGTGTTGCAGTATGGAAAGCCCGCTTAGTGATCATTCCATGGAAAAGCCCCATAGGATATGATATCAATCGGGTTGAGAAAAGTAAGCTACACAGAGTGagataacatacatacaaaatgttACGTTAGATTGTAAGCTAAGAGGAAAGCT includes the following:
- the LOC139150682 gene encoding uncharacterized protein, whose product is MQPFPKFYNGNDEGGQRTRVREPVTAGSIWVFVSYMIPPSALRVKERRNAKTRFVFGSRIFPISCILTVIFIIGATIHVRQVDNKNSLMRKYSSGNERGNDIVYTTVHEGEAFTTSGLTTTTRTSANTQPPPGHSINYPVAAFGRQSDTAPSKPVEGNENEHGNKSHTGGVSSTGEETSTIVPKDLQVTEKVTITYSRLKTYTRDDSYKQYTQCPTSLRKRLAKSKVFKHRFKPAIPVLMSKKSFSTNEYQRLHKLWRCYGWENVTITGSVTS